In one window of Tenacibaculum mesophilum DNA:
- the thiH gene encoding 2-iminoacetate synthase ThiH, whose amino-acid sequence MLVNKTKSNIEKLEANGQELTAKSFKTIFNRYNWDETLQSIFNKTSVDVESALSKDKLDLEDFKALISPAAKPFLEQMAQRSRMLTKKRFGNTIQMYAPMYLSNECQNICTYCGFSFTNKIPRRTLTDDEILKEVAFLKKKGYDHILLVTGEANRTVGVDYIKNAIQLIRSQFSNITIEVQPLDQDEYELLIENGLYAVLVYQETYHKQEYKKHHPKGKKSNFEYRLETPDRLGKAGVHKIGLGALFGLEDWRADSFFTALHLKYLQKTYWKTKYSISFPRLRPHSGGLEPKVEMTDADLVQLICAFRLLDEDVELSMSTRESEVFRNNIVNLGATSISAESKTNPGGYSVEPQSLEQFEISDERSTEEIVQMLKGQGLEVVWKDWEQFG is encoded by the coding sequence ATGTTAGTAAACAAAACAAAAAGTAATATAGAAAAGCTAGAGGCTAATGGCCAAGAGCTAACAGCCAAAAGCTTTAAAACCATATTCAACCGATACAATTGGGATGAAACTTTACAAAGCATTTTCAATAAAACATCCGTTGATGTTGAAAGTGCTTTATCTAAGGATAAACTCGATTTGGAAGATTTTAAAGCGCTCATTTCTCCTGCAGCAAAACCATTTTTAGAGCAAATGGCGCAAAGGAGTCGCATGCTTACTAAAAAGCGATTTGGAAATACCATTCAAATGTATGCTCCAATGTATTTGAGTAACGAGTGTCAGAATATATGTACGTATTGCGGATTCAGTTTTACAAACAAAATTCCGAGAAGAACATTAACCGACGATGAAATATTAAAAGAAGTTGCTTTTTTAAAGAAAAAAGGCTACGATCATATTTTGTTAGTTACTGGGGAAGCTAACAGAACAGTGGGAGTTGATTATATCAAAAACGCGATTCAGCTCATTCGTTCACAATTTTCAAATATTACTATTGAAGTTCAACCTTTAGATCAAGATGAATATGAATTGTTAATTGAGAATGGGTTGTATGCCGTATTGGTATATCAAGAAACCTATCATAAACAAGAGTATAAAAAACATCATCCGAAAGGGAAAAAATCAAACTTTGAGTATCGTTTAGAAACCCCTGATAGATTGGGGAAAGCAGGTGTTCATAAAATAGGATTAGGAGCTTTATTTGGACTGGAAGATTGGCGAGCTGATAGCTTTTTTACAGCATTACACTTAAAATATTTACAAAAAACCTACTGGAAAACGAAGTATTCTATTTCATTTCCACGCTTGAGACCACATTCAGGAGGATTAGAACCCAAAGTAGAAATGACGGATGCAGATTTGGTACAATTAATCTGTGCGTTTAGATTATTAGATGAAGATGTAGAACTGTCAATGTCTACCCGAGAAAGTGAAGTTTTTAGGAATAATATTGTTAATTTAGGGGCAACCTCAATAAGTGCAGAGTCAAAGACAAATCCTGGAGGATATAGTGTTGAACCACAATCGTTAGAGCAATTTGAAATTTCAGACGAACGAAGTACAGAAGAAATTGTACAGATGCTAAAAGGTCAAGGGTTAGAAGTGGTTTGGAAAGATTGGGAGCAGTTTGGATAG
- a CDS encoding four helix bundle protein: MRNYRKFEVWKKSHELALKVYELTKGFPKEEIYGITSQLRRASLSVPTNIVEGVSRNTEKEFAYFVNIASG, from the coding sequence ATGAGAAATTATCGAAAGTTTGAAGTGTGGAAAAAATCACATGAGCTAGCATTAAAAGTGTACGAGTTAACTAAAGGCTTTCCTAAAGAAGAAATATATGGAATAACTTCACAATTAAGAAGAGCTTCATTATCAGTTCCAACGAATATTGTTGAAGGAGTTAGTAGAAATACAGAAAAAGAATTTGCTTATTTTGTTAATATAGCATCAGGTTAA
- the moeB gene encoding HesA/MoeB/ThiF family protein: protein MLTKEEQKQYNRHLILNKVGEEGQLKLKQSKVLVIGAGGLGCPVLQYLTAAGVGTIGIIDDDVVDQSNLQRQILYTIDDIGKSKAETAVNRLSKLNPFVQFHVYKEKLTNQNAISLFEKYDVIVDGSDNFATRYLTNDAAVLTQKPLVYGAIFKFEGQVSVFNYKGSATYRCLYPTPPKPEESPNCSEIGVIGVLPGIIGSLQANETIKIICGIGEVLANKLLMYDTLSMRQMILKFEKTDKAEVIELDNDYEFFCGIKTATHEIALEELQNNLTSYNLLDVREDWEREQHHIGGQHIPLGELAQRYDEINTEKPMVVYCKSGVRSQRAIDFLEQQFDSITFLNLKNGLG from the coding sequence ATGCTAACAAAAGAAGAACAAAAACAATACAACCGTCATTTAATTCTCAATAAAGTAGGAGAAGAGGGGCAATTAAAATTAAAACAATCCAAGGTATTAGTGATAGGGGCCGGTGGATTAGGGTGTCCTGTACTACAATATTTAACAGCAGCAGGTGTAGGTACGATTGGAATTATAGATGATGATGTAGTAGACCAAAGTAACTTACAGCGTCAAATATTATATACAATAGACGATATAGGAAAGTCTAAAGCAGAAACAGCAGTAAATCGTTTGTCAAAGTTAAACCCTTTTGTTCAGTTTCATGTATATAAAGAAAAATTAACTAATCAGAATGCTATTTCATTATTTGAAAAATATGATGTAATTGTAGATGGTAGCGATAATTTTGCCACTCGTTATTTAACCAACGATGCAGCGGTATTAACACAAAAGCCATTGGTGTATGGGGCTATTTTTAAGTTTGAAGGACAAGTAAGTGTTTTTAATTATAAGGGAAGTGCTACGTATCGATGTTTATATCCAACACCACCCAAACCAGAAGAATCACCCAATTGTTCAGAAATTGGTGTGATAGGTGTATTACCCGGAATCATAGGAAGCTTACAAGCCAATGAAACTATTAAAATTATTTGTGGAATAGGAGAGGTGTTAGCTAATAAATTATTGATGTATGATACGTTAAGCATGCGTCAAATGATATTAAAGTTTGAAAAGACCGATAAAGCTGAGGTTATTGAATTAGATAACGATTATGAATTCTTTTGCGGAATAAAAACAGCTACTCACGAGATAGCTCTAGAGGAGTTACAAAATAATCTAACATCCTATAATTTATTAGATGTTCGTGAAGATTGGGAACGAGAGCAGCACCATATTGGAGGACAACATATACCTTTAGGAGAGCTTGCTCAACGATATGATGAAATAAATACTGAAAAGCCTATGGTTGTTTATTGTAAATCAGGAGTACGTAGTCAACGAGCAATTGATTTTTTAGAGCAACAATTTGACAGCATTACTTTTCTAAATTTAAAGAATGGACTGGGGTAG
- a CDS encoding tRNA-binding protein: MEDNTLTWNDFTKVEMRIGTIISAEVFKEVKNPAYKMQVDFGDYGIKKTSAQITKLYQPEDLIGKQVVAVVNFPKKQIANMMSECLVLGGLGDGKEVTLLTTERAVKNGTKIA; the protein is encoded by the coding sequence ATGGAAGATAACACCCTCACTTGGAATGACTTTACAAAGGTAGAAATGCGTATTGGTACGATCATTTCTGCCGAGGTTTTTAAAGAGGTTAAAAATCCTGCCTATAAAATGCAGGTTGATTTTGGTGATTACGGAATTAAAAAAACCTCAGCACAAATCACTAAACTGTATCAGCCTGAAGATTTGATAGGAAAACAAGTGGTTGCTGTGGTAAACTTTCCTAAAAAACAAATTGCTAATATGATGAGTGAATGCCTTGTATTAGGTGGTTTAGGTGATGGTAAAGAGGTTACTTTGTTAACTACTGAACGTGCTGTTAAAAACGGGACAAAGATTGCGTAG
- the meaB gene encoding methylmalonyl Co-A mutase-associated GTPase MeaB, whose translation MTDKDTSALSEKDGVSQPETTSKSSAEKIKRNRRKTTSTEEFVTQIVAGNIPFLSRAITLVESTNPKHQQQANEILEACLPHANKSVRIGITGVPGVGKSTFIEAFGKHLTSLGKKVAVLAVDPSSSINKGSILGDKTRMEELVTDENAFIRPSPSGTSLGGVAQKTRESIILCEAAGFDTIIIETVGVGQSETAVHSMTDFFLLLKLAGAGDELQGIKRGIIEMADAIVINKADSGNEKNAKLAKVEFNRALHLYPAKESDWQPKVLLASALHHQGIDAIYAMIEEYMGLVKKSGYFQQKRDDQNNYWLLETINQQLKSNFYNNPKIKELLQQEIAKLENGKTTPFTAAKRLLENN comes from the coding sequence ATGACCGACAAAGACACATCTGCACTCTCTGAAAAAGACGGGGTTTCTCAGCCTGAAACCACCAGTAAATCATCTGCAGAAAAAATAAAACGTAACAGAAGAAAAACTACCTCAACTGAAGAATTTGTTACTCAAATAGTTGCTGGTAATATTCCTTTTTTAAGTAGAGCTATTACGTTAGTGGAAAGTACGAATCCAAAACACCAACAACAAGCCAATGAAATTTTAGAAGCTTGTTTACCGCATGCCAATAAATCGGTTAGAATTGGAATTACAGGTGTTCCAGGTGTAGGAAAAAGTACGTTTATTGAAGCTTTTGGTAAGCATTTAACTTCTTTAGGAAAAAAAGTAGCTGTTTTGGCGGTAGATCCAAGTAGTTCTATTAACAAAGGGAGTATTTTAGGTGATAAAACACGTATGGAGGAATTAGTAACTGATGAAAATGCTTTTATACGCCCTTCTCCTTCTGGAACTTCGTTAGGTGGCGTTGCTCAAAAAACACGTGAAAGTATTATTTTATGTGAAGCAGCTGGTTTTGATACTATTATTATTGAAACGGTAGGTGTTGGACAATCAGAAACGGCTGTACATTCTATGACTGATTTCTTTTTATTGTTGAAATTGGCAGGTGCTGGTGACGAATTACAAGGTATTAAACGTGGAATTATTGAAATGGCGGATGCGATTGTGATTAACAAAGCAGATAGCGGTAATGAAAAAAATGCTAAACTAGCGAAAGTAGAATTTAACAGAGCTTTACACTTATATCCTGCTAAGGAAAGTGATTGGCAACCTAAAGTTTTATTAGCTAGTGCATTGCATCATCAAGGAATTGATGCTATCTATGCTATGATTGAAGAGTACATGGGTTTAGTGAAAAAATCAGGCTACTTTCAACAGAAAAGAGATGATCAAAATAATTATTGGTTGTTAGAAACCATTAATCAGCAATTAAAAAGTAATTTTTATAACAATCCAAAAATTAAAGAATTATTGCAGCAGGAAATTGCAAAACTAGAAAATGGGAAAACGACACCGTTTACTGCAGCAAAACGATTGCTAGAAAATAACTAA
- a CDS encoding RNA polymerase sigma factor, protein MKSTKQLHQSVIDACKNNDAKAQMQLYDLYCDAMYTVALRYVKDSFIAEDVMQEAFVKAFKNIDSYKEGVVFGAWLKRIVINQSIDYLKKRKLELVSINEEITTVADDDNWNVAARISYQDIVNCIQQLKEKYRVVLTLFLLEGYDHGEISQILGISEVSSRTHLLRGKRQVQEQLKAVHHV, encoded by the coding sequence ATGAAATCAACCAAACAGTTACATCAATCGGTAATAGATGCCTGTAAAAACAATGATGCAAAAGCACAAATGCAATTGTATGATTTGTATTGTGATGCCATGTATACAGTGGCGTTACGGTATGTAAAAGATTCTTTTATAGCGGAAGATGTAATGCAAGAAGCATTTGTAAAAGCATTTAAAAATATTGATTCATATAAAGAAGGAGTAGTGTTTGGTGCTTGGTTAAAAAGAATCGTTATCAATCAAAGTATTGATTATTTAAAGAAGAGAAAATTAGAACTGGTTTCTATTAACGAAGAGATTACCACAGTAGCAGATGATGATAATTGGAATGTAGCCGCTAGGATATCGTATCAAGATATTGTAAACTGCATTCAACAATTAAAAGAAAAGTATAGAGTTGTGTTAACCCTGTTTTTATTAGAAGGGTATGATCATGGAGAGATTTCGCAAATATTAGGAATTTCGGAAGTGAGTTCGAGAACACATTTATTAAGAGGAAAAAGACAAGTGCAAGAACAATTAAAAGCAGTACACCATGTCTAA
- the cysS gene encoding cysteine--tRNA ligase produces the protein MELYKENQLKIYNSLTKSKELFKPVTEGRVGMYVCGPTVYSNAHLGNVRTFMFFDVVYRYLLHLGYKVRYVRNITDAGHLENDADEGEDRIAKKARLEEIEPMEVVQRYTVDFHNVLNNYNFLPPSIEPTATGHIVEQIEMIKEIMEKGFAYEVNGSVYFDVLKYNETGNYGILSGRKFEDAIHNTRALDGQSDKRNPQDFALWKKADDRHIMRWPSPWSDGFPGWHLECSVMSTKYLGEQFDIHGGGMDLKFPHHECEIAQSQTCSGVKPVNYWMHTNMLLLNSQKMAKSTGNFILPNEILTGENNILGKPFSASVVRFFNMQANYRSILDFSGEALEAAEKGHAKLMEAVDFLSKIEAGTTSTFDVQKWKQDCYDAMNDDFNTPILISHLFEAVKVINQIKEGKASLTTDDLEVFKNTINAFVFDVLGLMNETSEGNNSDKLSGVVEMLISMRKEARENKDWALSDEIRDRLLELGIQLKDGREGTTFTVN, from the coding sequence ATGGAATTATACAAAGAAAATCAACTTAAAATATATAACTCTTTAACCAAATCAAAAGAGCTTTTTAAACCAGTAACAGAAGGACGCGTAGGAATGTATGTATGTGGTCCTACAGTATATAGCAACGCCCATTTAGGAAACGTACGAACTTTTATGTTTTTTGATGTGGTGTATCGTTATTTATTACACCTTGGATACAAGGTGCGTTATGTACGTAACATTACGGATGCTGGTCACTTAGAAAACGATGCAGATGAAGGAGAAGACAGAATTGCAAAGAAAGCACGACTAGAGGAAATTGAACCGATGGAAGTAGTGCAACGTTATACAGTTGATTTCCATAATGTATTAAACAACTATAATTTTTTACCGCCAAGTATAGAGCCTACTGCTACAGGTCATATTGTAGAGCAGATTGAAATGATTAAAGAAATCATGGAAAAAGGTTTTGCTTATGAAGTAAACGGTTCGGTATATTTTGATGTGTTAAAATATAACGAAACAGGCAACTATGGAATTCTTTCTGGTAGAAAATTTGAAGATGCTATTCATAACACAAGAGCGTTAGACGGACAGTCAGATAAGAGAAATCCGCAAGACTTTGCTCTTTGGAAAAAAGCCGATGATCGTCATATCATGCGTTGGCCTTCACCTTGGAGTGATGGTTTCCCAGGTTGGCATTTAGAATGTTCAGTAATGAGCACAAAGTACTTAGGTGAACAGTTTGATATTCATGGTGGAGGAATGGATTTAAAATTCCCGCATCATGAGTGTGAAATTGCACAATCGCAAACGTGTAGCGGTGTAAAACCAGTAAATTACTGGATGCACACCAATATGTTATTGTTGAACAGTCAAAAAATGGCAAAATCAACAGGGAACTTTATTTTACCAAATGAAATTTTAACGGGAGAAAATAACATTTTAGGAAAACCTTTTTCAGCAAGTGTGGTTCGTTTTTTCAATATGCAAGCTAACTATAGAAGCATTTTAGACTTTTCTGGAGAAGCGTTAGAAGCTGCTGAAAAAGGACATGCGAAATTAATGGAAGCTGTAGATTTCTTAAGTAAAATTGAAGCAGGTACTACTTCTACATTTGATGTGCAAAAATGGAAACAAGATTGCTACGATGCCATGAATGATGATTTTAATACACCAATATTAATATCACATTTATTTGAAGCAGTAAAAGTTATCAATCAAATAAAAGAAGGAAAGGCAAGTTTAACTACCGATGACTTAGAAGTGTTTAAAAATACAATCAATGCGTTTGTTTTTGATGTATTAGGATTAATGAATGAAACTTCAGAAGGAAATAATTCAGACAAACTAAGTGGTGTAGTTGAAATGTTAATTAGCATGCGTAAAGAAGCACGTGAAAATAAAGATTGGGCATTATCTGATGAAATTCGTGATAGATTACTGGAATTAGGTATTCAATTAAAAGACGGTAGAGAAGGAACAACGTTTACAGTTAACTAA
- the yidD gene encoding membrane protein insertion efficiency factor YidD, translating to MKKILTYPFILLVRFYQTAISPFTPATCRYSPTCSSYTIEALQKHGLFYGGWLALKRIFSCHPWGGSGYDPVPEKKEK from the coding sequence TTGAAAAAAATACTAACATATCCGTTTATATTACTAGTTCGATTTTATCAAACAGCCATATCTCCGTTTACACCAGCAACATGTAGATATTCACCAACGTGTTCAAGCTACACAATTGAAGCGTTACAAAAACACGGATTGTTTTACGGTGGTTGGTTGGCATTGAAAAGAATTTTCAGTTGTCACCCTTGGGGAGGAAGCGGTTACGATCCTGTTCCAGAGAAAAAAGAAAAATAA
- the lgt gene encoding prolipoprotein diacylglyceryl transferase — MNFLSIVWDWNPEIINLGGFGIRWYSLMFVAAFILGLRLMKKIYINDNIAVEKLDPLFMYVFVSMLIGMRLGDVFFYSWDYYQNHLLEIILPFKKQEGASALFGLLEGWKFTGFTGFASHGAAIAIPIAMYFYAKKHLQKPWLFILDRLGIMVALAGFFIRFGNFFNSEIYGKPTGSSFGVIFKRAGETVPRHPTQLYEALSYLVLFFALWHFYWKTDKKNQTGFLFGLFMVVLWTLRFVIEFLKEAQVEGREDWVFNTLNTGQVLSIPLVLIGFWLMFRKTKATT, encoded by the coding sequence ATGAATTTTTTATCCATAGTGTGGGATTGGAACCCAGAAATAATAAATTTAGGAGGTTTTGGTATTCGTTGGTACAGTTTAATGTTTGTAGCAGCGTTTATTTTAGGACTTCGATTAATGAAAAAGATTTACATCAACGATAACATTGCTGTTGAAAAACTAGATCCGTTATTTATGTACGTATTCGTTTCTATGTTGATAGGAATGCGTTTAGGAGATGTATTCTTTTACAGTTGGGATTATTACCAAAATCATTTACTAGAAATCATATTACCATTTAAAAAACAAGAAGGAGCTTCGGCTTTATTCGGATTGTTAGAAGGATGGAAATTTACAGGATTTACAGGGTTTGCAAGTCACGGAGCAGCAATAGCAATTCCAATAGCCATGTACTTTTACGCAAAGAAACACTTACAAAAACCATGGTTGTTTATTTTAGATAGATTAGGAATTATGGTAGCCTTGGCAGGATTTTTCATCCGTTTTGGAAACTTTTTTAATTCTGAAATTTATGGAAAACCTACAGGAAGCAGCTTTGGTGTCATCTTTAAAAGAGCAGGAGAGACGGTACCACGTCACCCAACCCAATTATACGAAGCACTAAGTTATTTAGTTTTGTTTTTTGCATTATGGCATTTCTATTGGAAAACAGATAAGAAAAACCAAACAGGATTTTTATTTGGACTGTTTATGGTTGTGTTATGGACGTTACGTTTTGTAATAGAGTTCTTAAAAGAGGCACAAGTAGAAGGAAGAGAAGATTGGGTATTCAATACATTAAACACAGGTCAGGTGTTAAGTATTCCACTAGTGTTAATCGGTTTTTGGTTAATGTTTAGAAAAACTAAAGCAACAACATAA
- a CDS encoding coiled-coil domain-containing protein: MKTLRFLVSLTLFLTFTCQQVNAQDDIKTLKAQVKNKKNQISANEEILVSGVGALKRVKGNLERFKTSKKATKQEVERKEKIVANMQQRLSKLNNQIDLHKKDLASLERKLARKLKKEEAKRAEEKEEAKTTTVSTGLVVYEDNISDEQKEVLLQKQKLEEARKKLDEERKARELAYLKEQEALRLEEEKLKQLSNQIKAKEQNISKEKNTLISDLEDDISINEEILISGKEGLAKMKSKLEEAKQDASTSKESIERKQAIISKIENRLLKIENEINAKKQELAKIKA; this comes from the coding sequence ATGAAAACACTAAGATTCCTAGTCTCTTTAACTTTATTCTTAACGTTTACTTGCCAACAAGTAAATGCTCAAGATGACATTAAAACTTTAAAAGCTCAAGTAAAAAACAAGAAAAATCAAATTAGCGCTAATGAAGAAATTTTAGTTAGTGGGGTTGGTGCTTTAAAACGTGTAAAAGGAAATTTAGAGCGTTTTAAAACAAGTAAAAAGGCTACAAAACAAGAGGTAGAAAGAAAAGAAAAAATTGTTGCTAATATGCAACAAAGGTTAAGCAAGTTAAATAATCAAATTGATTTACATAAAAAAGACTTAGCGTCTCTTGAAAGAAAGTTAGCTAGAAAACTTAAAAAAGAAGAAGCTAAGAGAGCTGAGGAAAAAGAGGAAGCTAAAACTACTACTGTAAGTACTGGTCTTGTGGTATATGAAGATAACATAAGTGACGAACAGAAAGAAGTTCTTTTACAAAAACAAAAACTTGAAGAGGCCCGTAAGAAGTTAGACGAAGAAAGAAAAGCCAGAGAGCTTGCTTATTTAAAAGAACAAGAGGCTTTACGTTTAGAGGAAGAAAAATTGAAGCAATTAAGTAACCAAATTAAAGCTAAGGAGCAAAACATTAGTAAAGAGAAAAACACGTTAATAAGTGACCTTGAAGATGATATTAGCATTAACGAAGAAATTTTAATTAGTGGTAAGGAAGGTTTAGCTAAAATGAAATCTAAATTAGAAGAAGCTAAGCAAGATGCTTCTACTTCTAAAGAAAGTATTGAAAGAAAACAAGCTATTATCAGTAAGATTGAAAATCGCTTGTTAAAAATTGAAAATGAAATTAATGCTAAAAAGCAAGAGTTAGCAAAAATAAAAGCTTAA
- the rlmH gene encoding 23S rRNA (pseudouridine(1915)-N(3))-methyltransferase RlmH, with product MKIKLLAIGKTDNKQLQQLIDEYQNRLKHYVKFELEIIPDIKNVKNLSEAQQKEKEGELILSKLQATDQLVLLDDKGKQHTSMEFSQYLQKKMNSGIKQLVLVIGGPYGFSEAVYNKAQGKLSLSKMTFSHQMIRLFIVEQIYRGFTILRNEPYHHE from the coding sequence ATGAAAATAAAACTACTCGCCATAGGCAAAACTGACAATAAACAGTTGCAGCAATTAATTGACGAATACCAAAACCGCTTAAAACATTACGTAAAGTTTGAGTTGGAGATTATTCCAGATATTAAAAACGTTAAAAACCTAAGCGAGGCGCAACAAAAAGAAAAAGAAGGCGAGTTAATTCTATCTAAACTACAAGCTACAGACCAGTTAGTTTTGTTAGACGATAAAGGAAAACAACATACTTCTATGGAGTTTTCACAATACTTACAAAAGAAGATGAACTCTGGTATTAAGCAACTAGTGTTGGTTATTGGAGGTCCGTATGGATTTTCTGAGGCTGTATACAATAAAGCACAAGGAAAGTTATCGCTCTCTAAAATGACGTTTTCTCATCAAATGATTCGTTTATTTATTGTCGAACAAATTTATCGTGGGTTTACCATTCTTCGTAACGAGCCTTATCATCACGAATAA
- a CDS encoding toxin-antitoxin system YwqK family antitoxin, whose translation MKLKKKYISFFLVLFLVSINSISAQNYIDYYDNGSKKSEGFKNSEGIAYGNWTYYRKDGSINSMINFDKNGKPKGAFVLYYKNGQVQTACSYSGKGFYEMDGNYESYYKNGQLQSTGVYKENKPVGNWINYWSNGQIKSKEEYTEKGIIQKNTEYYKNSQLRLDAKYNDVGDFVGKLIIYYDNGTIYQEKEFDERGNKIGTHTSFYPNGNIMETGSYLGTDYFTKAGVWRTYYKNEKLKSKIEYNQEGRIIKKTLYDKKGNRININKK comes from the coding sequence ATGAAACTCAAGAAAAAATATATAAGCTTTTTTTTAGTACTTTTTTTAGTATCAATAAATTCTATAAGTGCTCAAAATTACATTGATTATTATGACAATGGAAGTAAAAAATCTGAAGGTTTTAAAAATAGTGAAGGGATAGCGTATGGTAACTGGACATATTATAGGAAAGACGGCTCTATAAATTCTATGATTAATTTTGATAAAAATGGAAAACCTAAAGGTGCTTTTGTTCTTTATTATAAAAACGGACAAGTTCAAACTGCATGTAGTTACTCTGGTAAAGGGTTTTACGAAATGGATGGAAACTACGAGAGTTACTATAAAAACGGGCAGTTACAATCTACTGGGGTTTACAAAGAAAATAAGCCCGTTGGAAATTGGATAAATTATTGGAGCAATGGTCAAATTAAATCAAAAGAAGAATATACTGAAAAAGGCATAATTCAAAAGAATACTGAATACTATAAAAATAGTCAGTTACGACTTGATGCTAAATATAATGATGTAGGTGATTTTGTTGGCAAATTAATTATATACTATGATAACGGAACTATATATCAAGAAAAGGAATTTGATGAAAGAGGAAATAAGATAGGTACACATACTAGTTTTTATCCTAATGGAAATATTATGGAAACTGGTAGCTATTTAGGTACTGATTATTTTACAAAAGCTGGAGTTTGGCGAACTTATTATAAGAATGAAAAATTGAAATCAAAAATTGAATACAACCAAGAAGGGAGAATCATAAAAAAAACGCTTTATGATAAAAAAGGTAATAGAATAAATATTAATAAAAAGTAA